A genomic stretch from Prochlorococcus marinus str. MIT 9312 includes:
- a CDS encoding P-II family nitrogen regulator, whose product MKRLDLIFSERELDAIIKTLEKANVPGYTVMKHATGRGPERVVTEDMEFTGLGANAHVIVFCEQELIDKMRDNIREDLSYYGGVAYISEATPL is encoded by the coding sequence ATGAAAAGATTAGACTTAATATTTAGTGAAAGAGAACTAGATGCAATCATTAAAACATTAGAAAAAGCTAATGTTCCTGGATATACAGTTATGAAACACGCCACAGGTAGGGGGCCTGAAAGAGTGGTCACTGAAGATATGGAATTTACAGGCTTAGGTGCAAATGCTCATGTAATTGTTTTTTGTGAGCAAGAATTAATAGATAAAATGAGAGATAACATTAGGGAAGATTTAAGCTATTACGGCGGAGTCGCTTATATTTCTGAAGCAACACCCCTCTAA
- the hemB gene encoding porphobilinogen synthase: MNSIIRPRRLRRTEAIREMVRENHLKASDFIYPLFIHEKDFKEEISAMPGTFRWDMNGLIKEVTRAWELGIRCVVLFPKINDSLKTEDGSECFNEDGLIPKAIRILKKEIPEMAIMTDVALDPYSCDGHDGLVDETGKILNDETIEVLTKQALTQARAGADFIGPSDMMDGRVGAIRTALDSQGFSDIGIISYTAKYSSAYYGPFRTALDSAPRENSKKIIPDNKSTYQMDPANSKEALIESALDQYEGADILMVKPGIAYLDIVYRLSTFSNKPIAAYNVSGEYSMVKSAAMKNWINEKDIVLETLLSFKRAGAKLILTYHACDASQWLQDT, translated from the coding sequence ATGAATTCGATTATTCGCCCAAGAAGATTAAGAAGGACTGAGGCAATTAGAGAAATGGTAAGAGAAAACCATCTAAAGGCTTCGGACTTTATATATCCATTATTTATTCATGAAAAAGATTTTAAAGAGGAAATTTCGGCAATGCCGGGAACTTTTAGATGGGATATGAATGGCTTAATAAAGGAGGTTACTAGGGCATGGGAATTAGGAATAAGGTGTGTGGTCCTTTTCCCAAAAATAAACGATAGCTTAAAGACTGAAGATGGATCAGAGTGTTTTAATGAAGACGGTTTAATACCTAAAGCTATTCGAATATTAAAAAAAGAGATTCCAGAAATGGCAATAATGACAGATGTTGCCTTGGACCCATACTCGTGTGATGGACATGATGGATTAGTTGATGAAACTGGAAAAATATTGAATGATGAAACAATCGAAGTTTTAACAAAACAAGCCTTAACACAAGCTAGAGCTGGAGCAGATTTTATTGGCCCTAGTGACATGATGGATGGGAGAGTTGGAGCAATAAGAACTGCTCTTGATAGTCAAGGATTTAGTGATATAGGTATTATTAGTTATACAGCAAAATATTCATCTGCTTATTATGGTCCATTTAGAACTGCTTTAGATTCGGCTCCTAGAGAAAATAGTAAAAAAATAATTCCAGATAATAAGTCTACATATCAAATGGATCCCGCCAATTCAAAAGAGGCTTTAATTGAATCTGCATTAGATCAGTATGAAGGAGCTGATATTTTAATGGTAAAACCAGGAATTGCATATTTGGATATTGTTTATAGACTAAGCACTTTTTCAAATAAACCCATAGCTGCATATAACGTTAGTGGGGAGTATTCCATGGTCAAGTCTGCTGCTATGAAGAACTGGATTAATGAAAAAGATATTGTTTTAGAAACGTTGCTTAGTTTTAAAAGAGCAGGAGCAAAATTAATACTCACTTATCATGCTTGTGATGCATCTCAATGGTTGCAGGATACTTAA
- a CDS encoding ABC1 kinase family protein, whose product MSYHILHYRLKKLKRGFLIWITLISLLINLWLDNIRFTIFQTKSNKKSRVQIKRAKCFTNQLIKLGSAFIKIGQLLSARPDLIPNTWIQELAKLQDQVPNFSFEQVEETIREEIGSKFNEIDFIITDPVGSASLAQVHRATLKDGKNVVFKVQRPNLKELFVIDLGIMQQIAGLLQKNKNWSRGRNWIEIAKECRKVLMKELDFKCEAQYAARFRQQFLDDENVEIPEVIWDMSSEKVLCLSYLEGTKISDLEKLESQKIDLPKIAEIGAISYLKQLVNYGFFHADPHPGNLAVSNTGKLIFYDFGMMGNISNNLQTRLGGMVKAAALRDASSLVSQLQQAGLISKDIDIGPVRRLVRLMLKEALTPPFSSNIIEKLSGDLYELVYETPFQLPVDLIFVMRALSTFEGVGRMLDPGFNLVSVTKPYLIELMTSNNQTPNDLINQFGRQVGELGSKAVGIPKRIDESLERLEQGDLQLQIRMGESDRQFKKMFTAQKTLGHSILIGSLSIASALLVTNKQNNFALLPLFFAVPISIDWIKCQLIMSKGSRLEKLKR is encoded by the coding sequence ATGAGTTATCACATTCTTCATTATCGTTTAAAAAAATTGAAGAGAGGCTTTCTTATTTGGATAACCCTTATTTCGCTATTAATAAATTTGTGGCTAGATAATATTAGATTTACAATTTTCCAAACTAAGAGCAATAAAAAAAGTAGGGTCCAAATTAAACGAGCTAAGTGTTTTACTAATCAATTAATTAAGCTTGGTTCAGCATTTATTAAAATTGGACAATTACTATCAGCGAGACCTGATTTAATTCCTAATACCTGGATACAGGAATTAGCTAAATTACAGGATCAAGTTCCTAATTTTTCATTTGAACAAGTTGAAGAAACTATCAGAGAAGAAATAGGATCAAAATTTAATGAAATAGATTTTATAATAACTGATCCTGTTGGATCAGCATCACTAGCTCAGGTTCATAGGGCGACTTTAAAAGATGGTAAGAATGTAGTATTTAAAGTTCAAAGACCCAATTTAAAAGAATTGTTTGTTATCGATTTAGGTATAATGCAGCAAATAGCAGGATTATTGCAGAAAAATAAGAATTGGAGTCGAGGTAGAAACTGGATTGAGATTGCTAAAGAGTGTAGGAAAGTTCTTATGAAGGAGCTTGATTTTAAGTGTGAAGCGCAATATGCAGCAAGATTTAGACAGCAATTTCTTGATGATGAAAATGTTGAAATTCCTGAAGTAATTTGGGATATGAGTAGCGAAAAAGTGCTTTGTTTAAGTTATCTAGAGGGAACAAAAATAAGCGATTTAGAAAAATTAGAATCCCAAAAAATTGATTTGCCAAAAATTGCAGAAATAGGTGCCATCAGCTACTTAAAACAATTAGTAAATTACGGTTTTTTTCATGCAGACCCTCATCCAGGGAATCTAGCAGTTTCAAATACAGGTAAATTGATTTTTTATGATTTTGGCATGATGGGGAATATCTCCAATAACCTTCAAACAAGATTAGGGGGGATGGTTAAGGCTGCAGCTTTAAGAGATGCCTCATCACTTGTAAGTCAATTACAACAAGCTGGTCTAATTTCAAAAGATATTGATATCGGGCCAGTAAGAAGATTAGTTAGATTAATGCTTAAAGAAGCCTTAACTCCTCCATTTAGTTCAAATATTATTGAAAAATTATCTGGAGATTTATACGAACTTGTTTATGAAACACCATTTCAACTGCCTGTGGATCTAATCTTTGTAATGAGAGCTTTATCAACTTTTGAAGGAGTTGGTAGAATGCTTGACCCAGGGTTTAACCTTGTATCAGTTACCAAGCCTTATTTAATAGAACTTATGACTTCTAATAATCAAACTCCTAACGATTTAATTAACCAATTTGGAAGGCAAGTAGGTGAACTAGGATCCAAAGCTGTAGGAATTCCCAAAAGAATAGATGAAAGTTTAGAAAGATTAGAGCAGGGAGATTTACAATTGCAAATAAGAATGGGGGAGTCTGATAGACAATTCAAAAAAATGTTTACCGCTCAAAAAACTTTAGGCCATTCAATTCTTATAGGAAGCTTATCAATTGCATCCGCTTTACTTGTAACTAATAAACAAAATAATTTTGCATTGTTACCATTATTTTTTGCAGTACCAATAAGTATTGATTGGATAAAATGCCAATTAATTATGAGTAAAGGCTCACGTTTAGAAAAACTTAAGCGCTAG
- a CDS encoding endonuclease MutS2, which translates to MQEKSFSKKSYSENTLEDESISLLEWDSIKTHLSSFASTEMGKRAILSFKIPSEYEVAKRLLNETVEITELENNLEKSISFSGVCDISRNIEICSKGGVILSSELLEIAITISAARNLKKILLDFEKRPFISSFTKNLIDHHNIETILKNGIESNGRISDDASSKLSILRKELLSKKLERKILVDKFIQKNLAYLQDTIIGDRYGRPVLAVKVNYIDKFKGIIHDSSSSGNTVYFEPDSVVTKGNKIASLEARIAAEEFKLLQKWSQVISDNSENLIAMASILLRLENALTRSRYSKWIGGKTPIFEENPIISLIGFSHPLLIWENKKKGSPPPVAVDFQINRNIKVVAITGPNTGGKTAALKGLGLSLLMARAGLLIPSTNNPIIPFCPNIYVDIGDNQSLEENLSTFSGHISRIKEILESLDNRRGLSVVLLDEIGSGTDPLEGSALAMALLKEFANKSDITLATTHYGDIKALKYNDSRFENVSVAFDEDSLKPKYILNWGIPGRSNALSISKRIGLNESILNEAANYLKPKEVDNINSIIKGLEEERIKQQNSAEAAAELIARTEILHDELKRNYEYQKINAEKIQEIERYKLSKKIISAKKEVIDLIRKLRDQNVNGEDTRIIGKRLKEIETEHLTQKKVDKSISWNPKVGDFVKIKSLNSTGQIVDLDKKGGFYEVKCGSFRSILSVNDFEGINGEKPNFKRSKIEIKSSREDFSFSKVRTSKNTIDVRGLRVHEAEIIIEEKIRKFHGPLWIVHGIGTGKLKQGLRKWLSGLNYVDKIEDAALNEGGPGCSIAWIK; encoded by the coding sequence ATGCAAGAGAAAAGTTTTTCTAAAAAATCATATTCAGAGAACACCTTAGAAGATGAATCTATAAGCCTTTTAGAGTGGGATTCAATAAAAACGCATTTATCCTCATTTGCCTCTACAGAAATGGGTAAACGAGCAATTTTAAGTTTTAAAATTCCTTCAGAATACGAAGTTGCTAAAAGACTTTTGAATGAAACAGTTGAAATAACTGAGCTAGAAAATAATTTAGAAAAATCAATTAGTTTTTCTGGTGTTTGTGACATTAGTAGAAATATTGAGATTTGCTCAAAAGGAGGTGTAATTTTATCTTCTGAATTGTTAGAAATTGCAATAACAATTTCTGCGGCAAGAAATTTAAAAAAAATCTTATTAGATTTTGAAAAAAGGCCTTTTATTTCATCATTTACAAAAAATTTAATTGACCATCATAATATCGAAACGATTTTAAAAAATGGTATCGAATCTAATGGAAGGATTTCAGATGATGCTAGTAGTAAATTATCTATTCTCAGAAAAGAATTATTATCTAAGAAACTGGAAAGAAAAATATTAGTTGATAAATTTATTCAAAAGAATCTAGCTTATTTGCAAGATACTATTATTGGAGATAGATATGGTAGACCTGTTTTAGCAGTAAAGGTTAATTATATTGATAAATTCAAGGGCATAATTCATGACTCTTCATCTTCAGGAAATACGGTATATTTTGAACCTGATAGCGTAGTCACTAAAGGTAATAAGATCGCGTCTTTAGAGGCAAGGATCGCAGCAGAAGAATTTAAATTACTTCAGAAATGGTCTCAAGTTATTAGTGATAATTCAGAAAATCTCATTGCAATGGCATCTATTTTATTAAGATTAGAAAATGCTTTAACCCGTTCAAGATATTCGAAATGGATTGGAGGCAAAACTCCTATTTTTGAGGAAAATCCCATTATTTCCTTAATTGGTTTTTCTCATCCGTTATTGATTTGGGAAAATAAGAAAAAAGGTTCCCCTCCCCCAGTGGCTGTTGATTTTCAAATAAATAGAAATATTAAGGTTGTGGCTATTACAGGTCCAAATACTGGGGGGAAAACGGCAGCTTTAAAAGGTTTGGGTTTGTCGTTATTAATGGCTAGAGCAGGATTATTGATACCTTCAACTAATAATCCAATTATCCCGTTTTGTCCAAATATATATGTTGATATAGGAGATAATCAATCATTAGAAGAAAATTTATCTACCTTCAGTGGGCATATATCCCGCATAAAAGAGATTTTAGAATCACTTGATAATAGGAGAGGATTATCAGTTGTTTTGTTAGATGAAATTGGATCTGGTACAGATCCTCTTGAAGGTAGCGCTCTTGCGATGGCTTTGTTAAAAGAATTTGCAAATAAATCTGATATCACTTTAGCAACTACACATTATGGAGATATTAAGGCATTAAAATATAATGACTCCAGATTCGAAAACGTTTCAGTTGCTTTTGATGAAGATTCTTTGAAGCCAAAATATATACTTAACTGGGGCATTCCTGGGAGAAGTAATGCTTTGTCAATCTCGAAGAGAATTGGTCTCAATGAAAGCATACTAAATGAAGCTGCAAATTATCTAAAGCCAAAAGAAGTTGATAATATTAACAGTATTATTAAAGGACTTGAGGAAGAGAGGATCAAGCAACAAAATTCTGCAGAAGCCGCTGCAGAACTTATTGCTAGGACTGAAATATTACATGATGAACTGAAGAGAAATTATGAATATCAAAAAATAAATGCTGAAAAAATTCAGGAAATTGAAAGGTATAAATTATCAAAAAAAATTATATCTGCTAAAAAAGAGGTAATAGATTTGATTAGAAAATTAAGAGATCAAAATGTTAACGGAGAGGACACGAGAATTATTGGAAAAAGATTAAAAGAAATTGAGACAGAACATTTAACCCAAAAAAAAGTTGATAAGTCAATATCATGGAATCCCAAGGTAGGAGATTTTGTGAAAATTAAAAGTCTAAATAGTACTGGACAAATTGTAGATTTAGATAAAAAAGGTGGTTTTTACGAAGTTAAATGTGGTTCATTCAGGAGCATATTATCTGTAAATGACTTTGAAGGTATTAATGGGGAAAAGCCTAATTTCAAAAGATCAAAAATTGAGATCAAGTCTTCAAGAGAAGATTTTTCTTTTTCTAAAGTTAGAACGAGTAAAAATACAATTGACGTAAGAGGACTAAGAGTTCACGAAGCCGAAATAATTATTGAGGAGAAAATTAGAAAATTTCATGGACCGCTATGGATTGTTCATGGAATTGGAACAGGCAAATTAAAACAAGGTTTAAGAAAATGGTTATCAGGTTTAAATTATGTTGATAAGATTGAAGATGCTGCACTCAACGAGGGTGGACCTGGTTGCAGTATTGCGTGGATAAAATAA
- a CDS encoding VOC family protein, whose product MKFSQGVNRIGHIALRVENLERAKSFYIKLGMNLVWDDKDWSYLEAGKGKDGIALLAPSYKAAGPHFAFHFENKKEVVNIQNDLKNSGVKVGPLHEHRDGTASFYMKDTEGNWLEMLYVPPEGIQSNV is encoded by the coding sequence TTGAAGTTTTCACAAGGAGTAAATAGGATTGGTCACATCGCACTTAGAGTAGAGAATCTCGAAAGGGCCAAATCTTTTTATATTAAATTGGGTATGAATTTGGTTTGGGATGATAAAGATTGGTCTTATTTGGAAGCCGGTAAAGGGAAAGATGGAATTGCATTGCTAGCCCCTAGCTATAAAGCTGCAGGACCGCACTTTGCTTTTCATTTTGAAAATAAAAAAGAAGTGGTAAATATTCAAAATGATTTAAAAAATTCTGGTGTAAAAGTTGGCCCTTTACATGAACATAGAGACGGAACAGCATCTTTTTATATGAAAGATACTGAAGGGAACTGGCTCGAGATGCTTTATGTTCCTCCTGAAGGGATTCAATCGAATGTTTGA
- the eno gene encoding phosphopyruvate hydratase codes for MKETIDFLIDTIEARQVLDSRGNPTVEAEVFLECGASGRAIVPSGASTGAHEAHELRDGGSKYMGKGVLNAVNKIHETISPALCGLSALDQTTVDKLMIEIDGTFNKSNLGANSILAVSLATARASANALDVPLYRYLGDPLSNLLPVPLMNVINGGAHAPNSLDFQEFMLVPHGVQNFSESLRMGTEIFHSLKSLLDKKGLSTAVGDEGGFAPNLSSSEEAGDLLLEAIQKAGFIPGEQVSLALDAASTEFYSDGIYKYEGKSLNSSEMISYLSRLVSNYPIVSIEDGLAEDDWEGWSELNKELGNKVQLVGDDLFVTNTERLRKGIMEKSANSILIKVNQIGTLTETLEAIELAKTSGFTSVISHRSGETEDTTIADLSVATRSGQIKTGSLSRSERIAKYNRLLKIEEELGNQARFAGALGLGPKNI; via the coding sequence GTGAAAGAAACTATTGATTTTCTTATTGATACTATTGAAGCAAGGCAAGTCCTTGATTCAAGAGGCAATCCGACTGTAGAGGCAGAAGTATTTTTGGAATGTGGGGCAAGTGGTAGAGCAATTGTGCCTAGCGGAGCCAGCACTGGTGCTCATGAGGCGCATGAATTAAGAGATGGCGGTTCAAAATATATGGGGAAAGGTGTTTTAAACGCTGTTAATAAAATTCATGAAACAATATCGCCTGCTTTATGTGGTTTGTCAGCTTTAGATCAAACTACAGTAGATAAATTAATGATTGAAATTGATGGGACTTTTAATAAGTCTAACCTTGGAGCAAATTCTATCCTTGCAGTAAGTCTTGCAACTGCTAGAGCATCAGCAAATGCTTTAGACGTGCCCCTTTATAGGTATCTTGGAGATCCATTATCCAATCTTCTTCCAGTCCCATTGATGAATGTAATAAATGGTGGTGCTCATGCTCCAAATAGTCTTGATTTTCAGGAATTTATGCTTGTCCCACATGGAGTTCAAAATTTTAGTGAATCATTAAGAATGGGTACTGAAATTTTTCACTCATTAAAATCATTACTTGATAAAAAAGGTCTATCTACTGCTGTAGGCGATGAGGGAGGATTTGCACCTAATTTGTCATCCAGCGAAGAAGCAGGGGACTTATTATTAGAAGCAATTCAAAAAGCCGGATTTATTCCTGGTGAGCAAGTATCTTTAGCTTTAGATGCTGCTAGTACTGAATTTTATAGTGATGGTATTTATAAATATGAAGGAAAAAGTTTAAATAGTTCTGAAATGATTTCATATCTTTCAAGATTAGTTTCTAATTATCCAATAGTTTCAATAGAGGACGGTTTAGCAGAGGATGATTGGGAGGGTTGGTCAGAATTAAATAAAGAATTAGGAAATAAAGTTCAGCTCGTAGGTGATGATTTATTCGTTACTAATACAGAAAGGTTAAGGAAAGGGATTATGGAAAAATCTGCTAATTCAATCCTAATAAAGGTAAATCAAATTGGAACATTAACTGAAACTTTGGAAGCTATTGAGTTAGCCAAAACTTCTGGTTTTACAAGTGTGATAAGTCATAGAAGTGGTGAGACTGAAGATACAACAATTGCTGATTTATCTGTCGCCACAAGATCTGGTCAGATCAAGACCGGCTCTTTGAGTAGAAGTGAAAGGATTGCTAAATATAATAGGCTTTTAAAAATTGAGGAGGAGTTGGGAAATCAAGCAAGATTCGCTGGAGCTTTAGGTTTAGGACCCAAAAATATATAG
- a CDS encoding NAD(P)/FAD-dependent oxidoreductase: MEIIESDVVIIGGGPAGCTCALYTSRSNLKTVILDKNPSVGALAITHQIANYPGVPVDISGEKLLTLMREQAVQYGTDYRRAQVFGIDASGEWKTVFTPEGTFKAKALVLASGAMGRPASFKGEADFLGKGVSYCATCDGAFYKNREVAVVGVNKEAIEEATVLTKFASTVHWITSSDPKSDNEEAMELIDNSNIKHWSRTRLLEILGDDMGVNGVIVKNKQEENPINLNLDGVFVYMSGSKPITDFLGDQIALKDDGGVIVDDFMSTNSDGVWAIGDIRNTPFKQAVVAASDGCIAAMSIDRYLNSRKNIRVDWIHS; encoded by the coding sequence TTGGAAATCATCGAGTCAGATGTAGTTATTATCGGAGGAGGTCCGGCAGGATGTACTTGCGCACTTTATACATCTCGTTCAAACTTAAAGACGGTAATTTTAGATAAAAATCCATCTGTTGGCGCCTTAGCAATAACTCATCAGATAGCTAATTATCCAGGCGTGCCAGTTGATATAAGTGGAGAGAAATTACTTACTTTAATGAGAGAACAGGCTGTGCAATACGGTACAGACTACAGAAGAGCACAAGTGTTTGGAATAGACGCTAGTGGAGAATGGAAAACGGTTTTTACGCCTGAGGGCACCTTCAAGGCCAAAGCACTTGTTCTTGCAAGTGGAGCTATGGGTAGGCCTGCATCATTTAAGGGTGAAGCTGATTTTCTTGGCAAAGGAGTAAGTTATTGTGCTACATGTGATGGAGCTTTTTATAAAAATAGAGAAGTTGCCGTTGTTGGAGTGAACAAGGAGGCAATTGAAGAGGCAACTGTTCTTACTAAATTTGCTTCTACTGTACATTGGATTACATCAAGTGATCCTAAATCAGATAATGAAGAAGCTATGGAATTGATTGATAATTCAAATATAAAGCATTGGAGTAGAACGAGATTATTGGAAATATTGGGTGATGATATGGGGGTAAATGGGGTTATTGTAAAAAATAAGCAAGAAGAAAATCCTATTAATTTAAATTTAGATGGAGTCTTTGTCTACATGAGTGGTTCAAAGCCAATTACTGATTTTTTAGGGGATCAAATTGCTTTAAAAGATGACGGAGGAGTTATTGTGGATGACTTTATGTCTACAAACTCTGATGGAGTATGGGCTATTGGAGATATAAGAAATACACCATTTAAGCAAGCCGTTGTTGCAGCTTCAGATGGATGTATTGCCGCAATGTCAATTGATAGATATTTGAATAGTAGAAAAAATATAAGAGTTGATTGGATTCATTCTTAA
- a CDS encoding sodium-dependent bicarbonate transport family permease: MEINTILQNVLAPPVLFFLIGAISVLFKSDLEIPAPLPKLFSLYLLLAIGFKGGIEIQKSGFTDQVLPTLSAAILMSLIIPLIGFLILRFKFDVFNSAAIAAAYGSISAVTFISAESFLESQKIAFDGFMVGALALMESPAIIVGLLLVKFAAPKNRPKSRKMHLSAILHESFLNGSVYLLLSSLIVGFLTASSNPSGITKMEPFTGQLFYGAECFFLLDMGIVAAQRLPRLKNAGSFLIGFAIFMPLFNAFIGVLVARFLSLEPGNALLFVVLCASASYLAVPAAMRMTVPEAKSSYYISTTLGLTFPFNIVLGIPIYMSLVNTIIPLSPL, encoded by the coding sequence ATGGAAATAAATACAATTCTGCAAAATGTATTAGCCCCCCCAGTTCTTTTCTTTTTGATTGGAGCAATATCAGTACTGTTTAAATCTGATTTGGAAATTCCAGCTCCATTACCTAAACTCTTTTCCTTATATCTGCTCTTAGCTATTGGTTTTAAAGGAGGTATAGAGATTCAGAAAAGTGGGTTTACTGATCAAGTATTGCCGACTCTAAGTGCTGCAATACTAATGTCGCTAATAATTCCGCTGATTGGATTTTTAATTTTAAGATTTAAGTTTGATGTCTTTAATTCAGCAGCAATAGCAGCAGCATACGGTTCAATTAGTGCTGTTACATTTATTTCCGCAGAAAGTTTCTTAGAAAGTCAAAAAATAGCTTTTGATGGGTTTATGGTTGGCGCCTTAGCTTTAATGGAATCTCCGGCAATAATTGTTGGATTATTACTTGTAAAATTTGCAGCTCCCAAAAATAGACCAAAATCAAGAAAAATGCATTTAAGCGCAATATTACATGAATCATTTTTGAATGGATCAGTGTATTTATTGCTTTCAAGCTTAATTGTGGGATTTCTGACTGCTTCCAGTAATCCCTCAGGGATTACAAAAATGGAGCCATTTACTGGACAATTATTCTATGGTGCAGAATGCTTCTTCTTGTTAGATATGGGAATAGTAGCTGCTCAAAGATTACCGAGACTGAAAAATGCAGGTTCTTTCTTGATTGGCTTTGCAATTTTCATGCCTCTATTTAATGCATTCATAGGAGTTTTGGTTGCAAGATTTTTATCTTTAGAACCTGGCAACGCACTTTTATTTGTGGTTTTATGTGCAAGCGCCTCATATTTAGCAGTTCCTGCAGCTATGAGGATGACAGTTCCAGAAGCTAAATCTAGTTATTATATTTCAACAACATTAGGTTTAACTTTCCCATTTAATATAGTTCTTGGCATTCCCATATATATGAGTTTAGTAAATACCATTATCCCACTTTCTCCTTTATAA
- a CDS encoding SulP family inorganic anion transporter: MQIINGFHLKNVRGDILGGITAAVVALPLALAFGNAALGPGGAIYGLYGAVVVGFLAALFGGTPAQVSGPTGPMSVTVAGVVAGLAAVGVPRDLSAGQILPLVMAAVVIGGLLQILFGILKLGKYITLVPYSVVSGFMSGIGVIIIALQIGPLLGISTRGGVVESLSTVFSNFQPNGAAIGVAIMTLGIVFLTPRKISQWVPSPLLALLIVTPISILIFGDGAIDRIGEIPRGVPSLNFPSFNQYFPIIFKAGLVLAVLGAIDSLLTSLVADNISQTKHNSDRELIGQGIGNAVAGLFSGLPGAGATMRTVINVKSGGSTPISGMVHSVVLLIVLVGAGPLAEQIPTALLAGILIKVGLDIIDWGFLRRAHKLSLKTSVVMYGVLLMTVFWDLIWAVLVGVFIANMLTIDSITETQLEGMDEDNPLSKDDQAKNALPADEKALLDRCSGEVMLFRLKGPLSFGAAKGISERMMLVRNYKILILDITDVPRLGVTATLAIEDMMQEAKNNSRKAFVAGANQKVKDRLAKFGVEGIIETRKEALETALNELG, from the coding sequence TTGCAAATAATTAATGGATTTCATCTAAAGAATGTAAGAGGCGATATTCTTGGAGGGATCACAGCCGCAGTGGTGGCTTTACCTCTCGCTCTCGCCTTTGGTAATGCTGCGTTAGGACCTGGGGGAGCAATTTATGGACTATATGGGGCGGTAGTAGTTGGGTTTTTAGCAGCATTATTCGGAGGAACACCTGCTCAAGTTAGTGGGCCTACCGGTCCCATGAGTGTAACTGTTGCTGGTGTAGTAGCAGGCTTAGCAGCAGTAGGAGTCCCAAGAGATCTATCTGCAGGACAAATTTTACCTTTAGTGATGGCAGCGGTAGTAATTGGTGGGTTATTGCAAATATTATTTGGGATTCTAAAACTAGGTAAATACATTACTTTAGTTCCATATTCTGTTGTTTCAGGATTTATGTCTGGTATTGGAGTAATAATCATTGCACTTCAGATTGGGCCGTTACTAGGAATTAGCACTCGTGGTGGAGTAGTCGAATCTTTATCTACTGTTTTTTCAAATTTCCAGCCCAACGGGGCTGCTATTGGAGTAGCGATAATGACACTAGGTATAGTATTTCTAACTCCTAGAAAAATAAGTCAATGGGTTCCTTCTCCTCTCTTGGCCCTATTAATAGTAACTCCAATATCAATATTGATTTTTGGAGATGGGGCTATTGATAGAATTGGAGAAATTCCAAGAGGAGTTCCATCTTTAAATTTTCCAAGTTTTAATCAATATTTTCCAATTATTTTCAAGGCAGGATTAGTCCTCGCAGTACTTGGCGCAATTGACTCTTTACTGACATCTCTAGTAGCAGACAATATCTCTCAAACAAAACATAATTCTGATAGAGAACTGATTGGTCAAGGAATAGGAAATGCTGTTGCAGGTCTGTTTTCAGGTTTACCTGGAGCAGGAGCAACAATGAGAACAGTTATAAATGTTAAATCTGGAGGCTCAACTCCCATTTCTGGTATGGTTCACTCAGTTGTGTTGTTGATAGTTTTAGTTGGTGCAGGGCCTTTAGCTGAGCAAATACCCACTGCTTTGCTAGCAGGAATTCTTATCAAAGTAGGTCTAGATATTATTGATTGGGGATTCTTAAGGAGGGCTCACAAATTATCTTTAAAAACTTCAGTAGTAATGTACGGCGTACTTCTAATGACTGTTTTTTGGGATTTAATTTGGGCAGTTTTAGTCGGTGTATTCATAGCAAATATGCTCACTATTGATTCAATCACCGAAACTCAACTAGAAGGCATGGATGAGGATAATCCTTTATCAAAAGATGATCAAGCTAAAAATGCATTACCTGCTGATGAGAAAGCACTACTAGATAGATGTTCAGGAGAAGTAATGCTATTTAGACTAAAAGGGCCACTTAGTTTTGGAGCAGCTAAAGGTATATCTGAGAGAATGATGCTTGTAAGAAACTACAAGATTTTGATATTAGATATTACTGATGTACCAAGACTTGGAGTGACAGCGACTCTCGCAATAGAGGATATGATGCAAGAAGCAAAAAATAATTCCAGAAAAGCATTTGTTGCTGGGGCCAATCAAAAAGTAAAGGATAGATTAGCTAAGTTTGGAGTTGAAGGCATCATTGAAACAAGGAAAGAAGCATTAGAAACCGCTCTAAATGAACTTGGCTAG